In Candidatus Krumholzibacteriia bacterium, one genomic interval encodes:
- a CDS encoding ferrochelatase produces MTVRHVILLTYGEPPSPDYGAQLKYSWRILLGLTRTVAPIPRPVLPIIALARARSRRSLWRTEGYASPLEEITRAQAGALERALAEKGDGSDWRVHVAYEFRDPLLTDVLDGIPAGEAVDVVPMYVADSSFTHGISRMTLRDWERRRAARPAPVRVVPPVEEADFAAIAAGFVERRLDEKGIGGPDWALVLAAHGTLLDPRPGIETGRAATECVAAGISQRLAGRFGMVINAWLNHKFGGRWTEPPVEDALARVAAAGYQRVVYVPFGFYSDNAESELEGRIALRGQAWKEAVHLPCLNEDPTLAEALARRIAGRPPVSVTVNKETG; encoded by the coding sequence ATGACGGTGCGGCACGTCATTCTGCTGACCTACGGCGAGCCGCCGTCGCCCGACTACGGTGCGCAGCTCAAGTACTCGTGGCGTATCCTGCTGGGACTCACCCGGACCGTCGCGCCGATTCCGCGCCCCGTGCTCCCGATCATCGCGCTGGCGCGTGCGCGCTCGCGTCGCAGCCTGTGGCGTACGGAAGGCTACGCCTCGCCGCTGGAAGAGATTACCCGGGCGCAGGCCGGCGCACTGGAACGCGCCCTGGCCGAGAAGGGCGACGGCAGCGACTGGCGGGTGCACGTGGCATACGAGTTCCGCGATCCGTTGCTTACGGACGTGCTGGATGGTATCCCGGCCGGCGAAGCGGTGGACGTGGTTCCGATGTACGTGGCGGATTCGTCCTTCACGCACGGCATCTCGCGCATGACGTTGCGCGACTGGGAGCGCCGCCGCGCTGCGCGCCCGGCGCCGGTGCGCGTGGTTCCACCGGTCGAGGAAGCGGACTTCGCCGCCATTGCTGCGGGTTTTGTGGAGCGCCGGCTCGACGAGAAGGGGATCGGCGGTCCGGACTGGGCGCTGGTGCTGGCCGCGCACGGAACGCTGCTCGACCCGCGTCCGGGAATCGAGACCGGCCGCGCGGCCACCGAGTGCGTCGCGGCGGGGATCTCCCAGCGCCTCGCGGGGCGCTTCGGAATGGTCATCAACGCCTGGCTCAACCACAAGTTCGGTGGCCGCTGGACCGAACCGCCGGTGGAGGACGCGCTGGCCCGGGTGGCCGCGGCCGGGTACCAACGGGTGGTTTACGTCCCCTTCGGGTTCTACTCGGACAACGCGGAAAGCGAGCTCGAGGGCCGCATTGCCCTCCGCGGGCAGGCGTGGAAGGAGGCCGTCCACCTTCCCTGCCTCAACGAGGACCCCACCCTGGCCGAGGCGCTGGCCCGCCGCATTGCCGGCCGGCCGCCTGTATCTGTAACTGTCAATAAAGAAACAGGTTGA
- the hemA gene encoding glutamyl-tRNA reductase, which produces MVKQIVCVGITHRTAPVEYREKFDGNLPERCGQLLPQFRKADARDGAALDELAVLSTCNRVEFFAKLSGGAPEDARRVFEFLSAATGFNPDDLASHAIVLWGQDAIRHLCRVAAGLDSLVLGEPQILGQVSDALEVADTQKTAGPSLHRVFRRAIRSGRRARSETAIGLNPASASSVAVSLAQSVVGSLRDRRVMVLGLGDMGSIAVKALRSRQVREIAIANRTRERADEVAVRWGCRTFSMDDLPAAIEWADVVISTTRCPHVMVDAETVARAMKARERRPLVFVDVAVPRDVDPEVRKIPGVFLFDADDLGGRLDEGLAARQQEVPKVEAIIEQELTYMVKDLRELEVEPIIEDMRRRAEMIRRREIENVIERMGNPDPNTREHLHLLSRSIVDNLLREPTVRLKQIVQEDDWSQHAGVVHDLFGH; this is translated from the coding sequence ATGGTTAAACAAATCGTCTGTGTCGGGATCACGCACCGTACGGCGCCCGTCGAATACCGCGAGAAGTTTGACGGCAACCTCCCCGAGCGCTGCGGACAACTGCTGCCGCAGTTCCGCAAGGCGGATGCGCGCGACGGCGCGGCGCTGGATGAACTGGCGGTTCTTTCCACCTGCAATCGCGTTGAGTTCTTCGCGAAACTCTCCGGCGGTGCACCCGAGGATGCGCGGCGCGTCTTCGAGTTCCTCTCCGCTGCAACTGGTTTCAACCCCGACGACCTTGCGTCTCACGCCATCGTGCTGTGGGGACAGGATGCGATTCGTCATCTGTGCAGGGTCGCTGCCGGGCTCGATTCACTGGTTCTGGGTGAACCGCAGATCCTCGGCCAGGTCTCCGACGCACTCGAGGTTGCCGACACCCAAAAGACCGCCGGCCCCTCGCTGCACCGCGTGTTCCGGCGTGCCATTCGTTCGGGACGCCGCGCACGCAGTGAAACCGCCATCGGGCTAAATCCGGCCAGCGCGAGTTCGGTTGCCGTGTCACTCGCGCAGAGCGTGGTGGGGTCGTTGCGCGACCGGCGCGTCATGGTGCTGGGTCTGGGCGACATGGGATCGATCGCCGTCAAGGCGCTGCGCTCACGACAGGTCCGCGAAATCGCCATTGCCAACCGAACGCGCGAGCGTGCGGACGAAGTGGCCGTGCGCTGGGGGTGCCGGACCTTCTCCATGGATGATCTGCCGGCGGCCATCGAATGGGCCGACGTGGTCATCAGCACCACGCGATGTCCGCACGTGATGGTGGACGCAGAAACGGTGGCAAGGGCAATGAAGGCGCGCGAACGCCGTCCGCTCGTGTTCGTGGATGTGGCCGTGCCGCGCGATGTCGATCCGGAGGTCAGGAAGATCCCCGGCGTGTTCCTGTTCGATGCCGACGATCTCGGCGGGCGTCTGGACGAGGGGCTCGCCGCGCGCCAGCAGGAGGTTCCAAAGGTTGAGGCCATCATCGAACAGGAACTCACCTACATGGTGAAGGATCTGCGCGAACTCGAGGTGGAGCCGATCATCGAAGACATGCGCCGGCGCGCCGAGATGATCCGGCGCCGCGAGATCGAAAACGTCATCGAGCGCATGGGCAACCCGGATCCGAACACGCGCGAACACCTCCACCTGCTTTCGCGCTCCATCGTCGACAACCTGCTGCGCGAACCGACGGTGCGCCTGAAGCAGATCGTCCAGGAGGACGACTGGAGTCAGCACGCCGGGGTGGTGCACGACCTCTTCGGGCACTGA
- the hemN gene encoding oxygen-independent coproporphyrinogen III oxidase — MSASPAPTTAELLARYDRPGPRYTSYPTAVEFHPGFAEADYRERLAAADTQSGQPLSIYAHMPFCEERCYYCGCHVVITRHRDVAARYLDYLEREIALLAEHLPNRRRVSQMHWGGGTPTYFSPEQLEHVFRAFAERFEFTPDAEISIEVDPRATSHEHVSVLRGAGFNRISLGVQDFDPKVQEAVNRVQSYQMTRALVDHARTEGYASVNIDLIYGLPYQSVDAFRHTLDEVIEMRPERVAAYSFAFVPWIKGHMKHISKDALPGATLKLELLGLTIDAFTAAGYRTIGMDHFALPGDELSRAIEGRRLHRNFMGYTVQSARDMLAVGISGIGDVQGAYVQNVKKLPAYYRALDENRLPVERGVRLDEADIVRRHVIMNLMCNLYLDIAEVEQKFGLSFADTFAQELSELDGPGSPVADGLVRVTPQAIEVTPRGRLFVRNVCMVFDRYLRGRSSDKPVFSRTV, encoded by the coding sequence ATGAGCGCGTCACCCGCACCCACCACCGCGGAACTGCTGGCCCGCTACGACAGGCCGGGACCGCGCTACACGTCTTATCCCACCGCGGTCGAGTTTCATCCCGGGTTCGCCGAAGCGGACTACCGCGAGCGGCTGGCCGCCGCGGATACGCAATCCGGACAGCCGCTGTCGATCTACGCGCACATGCCCTTCTGCGAGGAGCGTTGCTACTACTGCGGCTGCCACGTGGTCATCACCCGGCACCGCGACGTCGCGGCACGCTACCTCGACTACCTGGAGCGCGAGATTGCGCTGCTGGCCGAACACCTGCCCAACCGGCGCCGTGTTTCGCAGATGCACTGGGGCGGCGGCACGCCCACGTATTTTTCGCCGGAGCAACTGGAGCATGTGTTCCGCGCGTTCGCGGAGCGCTTCGAGTTCACGCCGGACGCCGAGATCAGCATCGAGGTGGATCCACGCGCCACGTCGCACGAGCATGTGAGCGTGCTGCGCGGGGCGGGGTTCAACCGCATCTCCCTGGGTGTGCAGGACTTCGATCCCAAGGTGCAGGAGGCGGTCAACCGCGTGCAGAGCTACCAGATGACGCGGGCTCTGGTGGATCACGCGCGCACCGAGGGCTACGCCTCGGTCAACATCGACCTCATCTACGGCCTCCCGTACCAGAGTGTGGATGCGTTCCGCCACACGCTGGACGAGGTCATTGAAATGCGCCCCGAGCGGGTGGCGGCGTATTCGTTTGCGTTCGTGCCCTGGATCAAGGGCCACATGAAGCACATCAGCAAGGACGCGCTCCCCGGCGCCACGCTCAAGCTGGAACTGCTGGGCCTCACCATCGACGCCTTCACCGCCGCGGGCTACCGAACCATCGGGATGGATCACTTCGCGCTGCCCGGCGACGAACTCTCCCGCGCCATCGAGGGTCGCCGCCTGCACCGCAACTTCATGGGCTACACCGTGCAGAGCGCGCGCGACATGCTCGCGGTGGGCATTTCCGGCATCGGCGATGTGCAGGGCGCGTACGTCCAGAACGTCAAGAAGCTGCCTGCCTACTACCGCGCCCTGGACGAGAACCGCCTGCCGGTGGAACGCGGGGTGCGGCTGGACGAGGCCGACATCGTGCGCCGTCACGTCATCATGAATCTCATGTGCAACCTCTACCTCGACATTGCCGAGGTGGAGCAGAAATTCGGGTTGTCCTTCGCCGACACCTTCGCTCAGGAACTGTCCGAACTCGATGGGCCGGGTTCACCGGTGGCGGACGGCCTGGTGCGCGTCACGCCGCAGGCCATCGAAGTGACGCCGCGCGGGCGTTTGTTCGTGCGCAACGTGTGCATGGTATTCGACCGCTACCTGCGCGGACGCTCGAGCGACAAGCCGGTCTTCAGCCGGACGGTATAG
- the rho gene encoding transcription termination factor Rho — protein MSHPEESRRMSNTASGVIEIMERRGGFLRNPDRSLQPDRTDPFVSPQLISRFGLVTGAAITGTVQPGGKGPSLTGIETICGQTPEEFRARRPFAKLLAVNPAGRFHIGKGGNPSMRIVELFAPMGRGTRGLVVAPPKTGKTRLLEELTIAIHDDAPEARIVVLLVDERPEEVTHFRRQVPAEVLASSSDQSTQEHVRLVNMCMAQVRCEIECGHHVVVLVDSITRMGRAFNVHGSGSGRTMSGGLDSRALEIPRKFFGMARNVEDGGSVTVLATALIETGSRMDDLIFEEFKGTGNSEIVLDRQLADSRVFPAINLRTTGTRRDDLLFSPEELNAVNKLRRTTIDMPPAQAIEGMLKLLEKYPTNEELLKSLA, from the coding sequence ATCTCACATCCAGAAGAAAGTAGACGCATGTCCAACACCGCCAGTGGTGTGATCGAAATCATGGAACGCCGGGGCGGATTCCTCCGCAATCCCGATCGTTCGCTCCAACCGGACCGCACCGATCCCTTTGTTTCCCCGCAGCTGATTTCGCGCTTCGGCCTCGTCACCGGCGCCGCCATAACCGGAACCGTCCAGCCGGGCGGAAAGGGGCCAAGCCTCACCGGCATCGAGACCATCTGCGGCCAGACGCCCGAGGAGTTCCGTGCGCGCAGGCCGTTCGCGAAGCTGCTCGCGGTCAATCCCGCCGGACGTTTTCACATCGGCAAGGGGGGCAACCCGTCCATGCGCATCGTGGAGCTGTTCGCCCCCATGGGGCGCGGCACACGCGGACTCGTGGTGGCGCCACCCAAGACCGGCAAGACGCGCCTGCTGGAAGAGCTCACCATCGCCATCCACGACGACGCGCCCGAGGCTCGCATCGTGGTGCTGCTGGTGGACGAACGGCCGGAAGAAGTGACGCACTTCCGACGCCAGGTTCCGGCGGAGGTCCTGGCGAGCAGCAGCGACCAGTCCACCCAGGAACACGTGCGGCTGGTCAACATGTGCATGGCACAGGTACGCTGCGAGATCGAATGCGGTCACCATGTGGTGGTGCTGGTGGACAGCATCACGCGCATGGGCCGTGCCTTCAACGTGCACGGCTCCGGGTCGGGGCGCACCATGTCGGGCGGGCTGGATTCGCGGGCCCTGGAGATTCCACGCAAGTTCTTCGGTATGGCGCGCAACGTGGAGGACGGCGGTTCGGTGACGGTGCTGGCCACCGCGCTCATCGAAACCGGCTCGCGCATGGACGACCTGATCTTCGAGGAGTTCAAGGGCACGGGCAACAGCGAGATCGTTCTCGACCGGCAACTGGCCGACAGCCGCGTGTTCCCCGCCATCAACCTGCGCACCACCGGGACGCGCCGCGACGACCTCCTCTTCTCCCCGGAGGAACTCAACGCGGTCAACAAGCTGAGGCGCACCACCATCGACATGCCGCCCGCGCAGGCCATCGAGGGCATGCTCAAGCTACTTGAGAAGTACCCCACCAACGAGGAACTGCTGAAGAGCCTCGCGTAG
- the hemE gene encoding uroporphyrinogen decarboxylase, with translation MNDRFLKACRRQPVDRPPLWVMRQAGRYLPEYRELRQRVDFLTLCKTPDLAAEVTLQPIRRFGFDAAILFSDILIPVEAIGCPLNFDPGPRLATPIRSRAQVDALSAAPMEEVVPYVGQALALLRRELAGKVPVIGFCGAPFTLAAYMVEGEGRQGFGEVKKMMFREPATLTHLLEKLADGMADYLNFQIRSGAQALQIFDSWAGILSQADYRAFALPAVQRLVGRLDRGDAPLIYFAPAAGHTLADAAATGADVLGVCWRTPMDQARAITGGSVALQGNLDPHVLFASPDVVREKAGAVLDAAGPAPGHIMNLGHGILPETPIASVEALVETVAARAADSVKDRA, from the coding sequence GTGAATGATCGTTTCCTGAAAGCTTGCCGGCGACAGCCGGTCGACCGACCTCCCCTGTGGGTTATGCGCCAGGCGGGGCGCTATCTGCCGGAATACCGCGAACTCCGGCAACGGGTCGATTTCCTCACCCTGTGCAAGACCCCCGACCTCGCCGCCGAAGTCACGCTCCAGCCCATCCGCCGTTTTGGTTTCGACGCCGCCATCCTCTTCTCCGACATACTCATTCCGGTCGAGGCCATCGGCTGTCCGCTCAACTTCGATCCCGGGCCGCGGCTCGCGACGCCCATTCGCAGCCGCGCGCAGGTGGATGCCCTGTCCGCGGCGCCCATGGAAGAGGTCGTTCCCTATGTGGGGCAGGCACTGGCGCTGCTGCGCCGCGAGCTGGCGGGAAAGGTGCCGGTGATCGGTTTCTGCGGCGCGCCGTTCACGCTCGCCGCCTACATGGTGGAGGGCGAGGGACGCCAGGGCTTCGGCGAAGTGAAGAAGATGATGTTCCGCGAGCCCGCCACGCTGACCCATCTGCTCGAGAAACTCGCGGACGGGATGGCCGACTATCTCAACTTCCAGATTCGCTCCGGCGCCCAGGCGTTACAGATTTTCGATTCGTGGGCGGGAATCCTTTCGCAGGCGGACTACCGCGCGTTTGCGCTCCCGGCTGTACAGCGGCTGGTCGGCCGTCTCGATCGCGGCGACGCCCCGCTGATCTACTTTGCCCCCGCCGCCGGCCATACGCTGGCCGACGCCGCGGCGACCGGCGCCGATGTGCTGGGCGTGTGCTGGCGCACGCCGATGGATCAGGCGCGCGCGATCACCGGCGGTAGCGTGGCGCTGCAGGGCAACCTCGACCCGCACGTGCTGTTCGCGTCGCCGGATGTGGTGCGCGAGAAGGCCGGCGCGGTACTGGACGCCGCGGGTCCGGCGCCCGGGCACATCATGAATCTCGGACACGGCATTCTGCCCGAGACACCCATCGCGTCGGTGGAGGCGCTGGTGGAAACCGTAGCCGCGCGCGCCGCAGACTCCGTAAAGGACCGCGCATGA
- a CDS encoding phosphatase PAP2 family protein has product MLTALLAAAPCHADSPYSLNPKLEWTLLGTGALLDAVSVILVGQVEPFTVDELDRLDVNDINSFDRNGMHPYHDGSVGDVLVATTYLLPLTFLANDDMRRDWRTLGLMWVEANMINLGIDGVVKATVKRPRPYAYDPNAPLDKRTDSSARLSFYSGHTTGAALNCFFAARVFSDYISSKRARIAIWTGAAAIPAVVGYIRVDSGRHFRTDVITGYVVGAAIGYLVPELHRHPSDRLSLEPAAVLGDAGLALNVSF; this is encoded by the coding sequence GTGCTGACCGCCCTGCTCGCCGCCGCGCCGTGTCACGCCGACTCACCCTACAGTCTCAATCCGAAGTTGGAATGGACGCTCCTTGGCACCGGTGCGTTGCTCGACGCGGTGAGCGTCATCCTGGTGGGCCAGGTTGAACCGTTCACGGTCGACGAGCTGGACCGCCTGGATGTAAACGACATCAATTCCTTCGACCGCAACGGCATGCACCCGTATCACGACGGCAGCGTGGGCGATGTTCTGGTGGCGACCACGTACTTGCTGCCCCTCACCTTTCTCGCCAACGACGACATGCGCCGGGACTGGCGGACGCTGGGACTCATGTGGGTGGAAGCGAACATGATCAACCTGGGCATCGACGGGGTGGTGAAGGCCACCGTGAAGCGCCCGCGTCCCTACGCGTATGACCCGAACGCGCCACTGGACAAGCGAACCGACAGCAGCGCACGCCTTTCGTTCTACTCCGGGCACACCACCGGGGCGGCGCTGAACTGCTTCTTCGCGGCGCGGGTCTTCTCCGATTATATCTCCAGCAAACGCGCCAGGATTGCCATCTGGACCGGCGCCGCCGCCATCCCCGCCGTGGTGGGCTATATCCGCGTTGACTCCGGCCGGCATTTCCGCACCGACGTGATCACCGGCTACGTGGTCGGCGCCGCGATCGGTTACCTGGTACCCGAGTTGCACCGGCACCCGTCCGATCGACTTTCGCTCGAGCCCGCGGCGGTGCTCGGGGACGCCGGACTCGCCCTCAACGTATCCTTCTGA
- a CDS encoding oligopeptide transporter, OPT family translates to MQTVETKSLPENAYTTLAPGEVYKPVVPATTVIPEVTFRSVLWGTLLCIVFTVASVYSGLKVGQVMEAAIPISILAIGIARAFPRRSTILENVIITGIGGVSGSVVAGAIFTLPALYILNLDPHPLQSTFICLAGGCLGMLFLIPLRRYFVRDMHGQYPYPEATAITEVLVTGEKGGSQAKLLLQATFLSGVYDFLVTTFSVWKEILTFRFIPVVEKLATSARVAVSFDATAFILGLGYVMGLRSSMILVAGGVLSNFVIVPLVWMIGQHNPAMLVHPGAVPIAEMDATQIFRSYARFAGVGAIATAGIFGIVKSLRVVAGSIGVALKAFRGGEGSALARTDRDISIMAQLIGVVLSAVGVAVLFATLGTSPVVVIIGLLLALFFSFFFTSVAALCIATTARNPVSGMTMLTIIVSSVVLLQFGLSGTTGMFFVMMIAGMVCTALSVSGQAITDLKTGYWLGSSPYQQERFKFIGILASAVAAALTIAVLAKVFVFGEAVPGDARPILESPQAAIMKELVHSFMSREPVAVILFFAGAMVTVIMEMLGVPALIFALGMYLPLYLNSPALVGGILAHYLNRRAGKVGGHRGASIRERGVVIASGLMAGGALGGVLGAAMRLIPGYSETWIKTPFFDIDPISQTVSAVGFAGFVAYTWWAAQRNDKA, encoded by the coding sequence GTGCAAACGGTGGAAACCAAATCGCTGCCGGAGAATGCCTACACCACGCTCGCGCCGGGCGAGGTCTACAAGCCGGTCGTGCCCGCAACGACCGTCATCCCCGAGGTGACCTTCCGCAGCGTCCTCTGGGGCACCCTCCTGTGCATCGTCTTCACCGTCGCGTCGGTCTATTCCGGCCTCAAGGTGGGCCAGGTGATGGAGGCGGCAATTCCCATCTCCATTCTCGCCATCGGCATCGCGCGCGCCTTCCCGCGCCGCTCGACCATTCTCGAGAACGTCATCATCACCGGCATCGGCGGTGTCTCGGGTTCGGTGGTGGCGGGCGCCATTTTCACCCTGCCCGCGCTGTACATCCTGAACCTGGATCCACACCCGTTGCAGTCCACTTTCATCTGCCTCGCGGGCGGCTGCCTGGGGATGCTGTTTCTCATTCCCTTGCGCCGCTACTTCGTGCGCGACATGCATGGCCAGTACCCCTACCCGGAGGCCACCGCCATCACCGAGGTGCTCGTCACCGGTGAGAAGGGCGGTTCGCAAGCGAAGCTCCTGCTGCAGGCCACGTTCCTCTCCGGCGTGTACGACTTCCTCGTGACGACATTCAGCGTGTGGAAGGAGATCCTCACCTTCCGATTCATCCCCGTCGTGGAGAAACTCGCCACCAGTGCGCGGGTGGCGGTGAGTTTCGATGCCACGGCGTTCATTCTCGGGCTCGGCTACGTAATGGGCCTGCGCTCGTCCATGATCCTGGTGGCGGGCGGTGTACTGTCCAATTTTGTCATCGTTCCGCTGGTGTGGATGATCGGTCAACACAACCCGGCGATGCTGGTGCACCCCGGCGCCGTCCCCATCGCGGAAATGGACGCGACCCAGATATTCCGTTCCTACGCGCGCTTCGCCGGTGTCGGCGCCATCGCCACCGCCGGCATCTTCGGCATCGTCAAGTCGCTGCGCGTGGTGGCGGGATCCATCGGTGTGGCACTGAAGGCGTTTCGCGGGGGCGAGGGCTCCGCGCTGGCGCGCACCGACCGGGATATCTCCATCATGGCGCAGCTCATCGGCGTCGTGCTCAGCGCGGTCGGCGTGGCGGTTCTGTTTGCCACCCTCGGCACGTCTCCCGTCGTGGTGATCATCGGTCTCCTGCTCGCTTTGTTCTTCTCGTTCTTCTTTACCTCGGTGGCAGCGCTGTGCATCGCCACCACGGCGCGCAACCCGGTATCGGGCATGACCATGCTGACCATCATCGTCTCCTCGGTGGTGCTGTTGCAGTTCGGGTTATCCGGGACGACGGGGATGTTCTTCGTCATGATGATCGCGGGCATGGTGTGCACCGCGCTTTCGGTGTCCGGCCAGGCCATCACCGACCTCAAGACGGGGTACTGGCTGGGGTCGTCGCCCTACCAGCAGGAACGCTTCAAGTTCATCGGCATTCTGGCCTCGGCGGTTGCCGCGGCGCTCACCATCGCGGTGCTGGCCAAGGTGTTCGTGTTTGGAGAAGCGGTGCCGGGCGACGCGCGGCCCATTCTGGAATCGCCGCAGGCGGCGATCATGAAGGAACTCGTGCACAGCTTCATGAGCCGCGAGCCGGTGGCGGTGATCCTGTTCTTCGCCGGGGCCATGGTGACGGTCATCATGGAGATGCTGGGCGTGCCGGCGCTTATCTTTGCGCTGGGCATGTACCTGCCGCTGTATCTCAACTCCCCCGCCCTGGTGGGCGGCATTCTGGCGCACTACCTGAACCGGCGCGCCGGCAAGGTCGGGGGCCACCGTGGCGCCTCGATCCGCGAGCGCGGTGTCGTCATCGCCTCCGGGCTGATGGCCGGCGGAGCGCTGGGCGGCGTGCTGGGCGCGGCAATGCGGTTGATTCCGGGGTACTCCGAGACGTGGATCAAGACGCCGTTCTTCGACATCGACCCGATCTCCCAGACCGTTTCGGCCGTGGGGTTCGCCGGCTTCGTGGCCTACACGTGGTGGGCGGCGCAGCGCAACGACAAGGCCTGA
- the hemG gene encoding protoporphyrinogen oxidase, protein MRIVVIGAGITGLTCAAHLLEGTRAAGTDLTLDVLEARTRTGGHAWTVYEDGFLVEGGPNGYLDKEREPEPGRLVRMLGLESRVIEANPAARRRFILRGGKLRLVPDGPATLIKSDVLSAAGKLRLMMEPWARKAPAGEESVFQFAERRIGREAAEVLVDAAVSGISAGDSRALSVASAFPIMKEMERDHGSLVRAMMARRGQKPARLVSFDGGMEVLIGALRDRCGASVRVGVAVRGIANDGGQWHVALEDGTAIAADRVVLALPAREATRLVDALDAELARTLAAFPYSSLAVVALAYHASHTGPLEGYGYLIPAFEDLQSIGVLWESSVFAGRAPEGHALLRIMIGGARRPEIASLEPEELERRAREELARVMGITAPPLRSWVRRWPHAIAQYDFGHADRLREARACAARHPGLELCGSSYDGIAFGASIASGAAAAHRILAGLGVDTVAGVA, encoded by the coding sequence ATGCGCATCGTCGTCATCGGGGCCGGCATTACCGGGCTCACGTGTGCGGCGCACCTGCTGGAAGGCACGCGCGCGGCGGGTACGGATCTCACGCTCGACGTTCTGGAAGCACGGACCCGCACCGGCGGCCACGCCTGGACCGTGTACGAAGACGGCTTTCTGGTGGAGGGTGGCCCCAACGGATACCTGGACAAGGAGCGCGAACCGGAACCCGGGCGGCTGGTGCGCATGCTCGGTCTCGAGTCGCGCGTCATCGAAGCCAATCCCGCCGCCAGGCGCCGATTCATACTTCGTGGGGGCAAGCTGCGCCTCGTCCCCGACGGCCCCGCCACCCTCATCAAGTCCGATGTCCTCTCCGCCGCGGGCAAACTGCGACTCATGATGGAACCGTGGGCGCGCAAGGCGCCGGCCGGCGAGGAGAGCGTTTTCCAGTTTGCCGAACGGCGCATCGGCCGCGAGGCAGCCGAGGTGCTGGTCGACGCCGCCGTGTCGGGAATTTCCGCCGGTGACAGCCGGGCGCTGTCGGTGGCATCGGCGTTTCCGATCATGAAGGAAATGGAGCGCGACCACGGAAGCCTGGTGCGCGCCATGATGGCGCGCCGCGGCCAGAAGCCGGCGCGGCTGGTGAGTTTCGACGGTGGCATGGAGGTGCTCATCGGCGCGCTGCGCGATCGCTGCGGTGCGAGTGTCCGGGTGGGCGTCGCCGTGCGGGGAATCGCAAACGACGGAGGGCAGTGGCACGTGGCGCTGGAGGACGGGACGGCGATTGCGGCGGACCGCGTGGTGCTCGCGCTTCCGGCCCGGGAGGCGACGCGTCTGGTGGACGCCCTGGACGCCGAACTCGCGCGGACCCTGGCCGCGTTCCCGTATTCCAGCCTGGCGGTGGTGGCGCTCGCGTACCACGCCTCGCACACCGGGCCACTCGAAGGTTACGGCTATCTCATCCCTGCGTTCGAGGATCTGCAGTCCATCGGGGTGCTGTGGGAGTCGTCCGTGTTCGCGGGACGCGCCCCCGAGGGGCACGCACTGCTGCGCATCATGATAGGCGGCGCGCGGCGGCCCGAAATCGCATCGCTCGAACCAGAGGAACTTGAACGACGCGCACGCGAGGAACTCGCGCGCGTCATGGGAATCACCGCGCCGCCCCTGCGCAGTTGGGTCCGGCGCTGGCCGCACGCCATCGCCCAGTACGATTTCGGGCACGCGGACCGGCTGCGTGAGGCGCGCGCGTGCGCGGCACGGCACCCCGGACTCGAGTTGTGCGGCAGTTCCTACGACGGAATCGCGTTCGGCGCGTCCATCGCATCCGGCGCCGCAGCCGCGCACCGGATACTGGCGGGGCTGGGTGTGGACACGGTGGCGGGTGTGGCATGA